From a single Raphanus sativus cultivar WK10039 chromosome 3, ASM80110v3, whole genome shotgun sequence genomic region:
- the LOC108845394 gene encoding uncharacterized protein LOC108845394, producing the protein MGIPLNATVADSMKHRRRSHRVQLLNRVEVEIERVKESRGVEEDVSKWKNSKGKYKTKFSTKETWLSIREDHPLCYWYKAVWFKHATPRYSFITWVAMRGRLATGDRMLVWSGNIDATCVLCKNPLETIQHLFFECPYSAQVWEALMKGVMVDQYMGDWETLIRLIVDDTGWSKVKVFVMRYMFQATIYMIWRERNRRRHGEKAVPTMSMVSQLDKNMRNQLTVIRSRGDEKFEGGMAYWFEAR; encoded by the coding sequence ATGGGTATCCCTTTGAATGCTACGGTAGCAGACAGTATGAAGCATAGAAGAAGGTCGCATCGAGTTCAACTTCTGAACAGGGTGGAAGTGGAAATTGAAAGAGTTAAAGAGAGTAGAGGAGTAGAAGAGGATGTATCTAAGTGGAAAAATAGTAAAGGCAAGTACAAGACCAAATTTTCTACAAAGGAAACTTGGCTGAGTATTAGAGAAGATCATCCTCTTTGCTACTGGTACAAAGCGGTTTGGTTCAAGCACGCGACTCCGAGGTACTCCTTTATTACTTGGGTTGCTATGAGAGGAAGGTTAGCAACAGGAGATAGAATGCTGGTATGGAGTGGGAACATTGATGCGACCTGTGTTCTATGTAAAAATCCTTTGGAGACTATACAACATTTATTCTTTGAATGTCCGTATTCTGCGCAAGTTTGGGAAGCGCTTATGAAGGGTGTGATGGTGGATCAGTATATGGGAGATTGGGAGACACTTATCAGGCTAATTGTTGATGATACTGGATGGAGTAAAGTGAAGGTGTTTGTCATGAGATATATGTTTCAGGCAACGATTTATATGATATGGAGAGAAAGGAATAGAAGAAGACATGGAGAGAAAGCAGTCCCAACAATGAGTATGGTGAGTCAATTGGATAAGAACATGCGAAATCAACTAACTGTGATCAGAAGTAGAGGAGACGAGAAGTTTGAAGGGGGGATGGCTTATTGGTTTGAAGCAAGATAA
- the LOC108847751 gene encoding uncharacterized protein LOC108847751 has product MWKFKPFAQKEPAGLEGRYLEIGSLKVQVRGVIAEGGFSSVYLAQDTNHASKQYALKHMICNDEESLELVMKEISVLKSLKGHPNVVALYAHGVLDTGRNKKEALLAMEYCGKSLVEVLESRGAGYFEEKQALLIFRDVCNAVFAMHSQSPRIAHRDLKAENLLLSSDGQWKLCDFGSVSTNHKVFERAEEMGIEEDNIRKHTTPAYRAPEMWDLFRREIISEKVDIWALGCLLYRICYFKSAFDGESKLQVLNGNYRIPETPKYSSSVTDLIRDMLQGSPDERPDVTQVWFRVNEQLPANLQKSLPDGPPEMQSTDGSSSKPSSKSSPAPRRSPPPPPPSSSGEQASGGGPLGAFWATQHAQTSLVSEDNNTNIAKKPSPVRGEARGKDTSPAAAAASNRARLSKDDAFNSFVADFDTAKLDNGNKPGKEDALEAEIERLKDELKHTKSEKAEITAKFEKLSAICRSQRQELQDLKQALASKSASASPSRDLSQNQTSPGMRSVSSTPSRDRVEGSVWDLQQTDRSDWSSGSSDPNSWQPFSEPVLESASKTLNQSVRTKSKPASSAPAPASQGFEPWGFETESFRAAATSSASATQRSGNTSQQRFGNTKMRDNQKAAQPAGWAGF; this is encoded by the exons ATGTGGAAGTTCAAACCATTCGCTCAGAAAGAGCCCGCGGGTCTCGAAGGTCGTTACCTCGAGATAGGAAGCCTCAAAGTCCAGGTGAGAGGCGTCATCGCTGAAGGAGGATTCTCCAGCGTCTACTTGGCTCAAGACACAAACCACGCGTCTAAGCAGTACGCTTTGAAGCACATGATATGCAACGACGAGGAGTCGCTCGAGCTCGTGATGAAAGAGATCTCTGTTCTGAAATCTCTGAAGGGGCATCCGAACGTAGTCGCGCTGTACGCGCACGGTGTCTTGGATACGGGGAGGAACAAGAAGGAAGCTCTTTTGGCTATGGAGTATTGCGGGAAGTCTCTTGTGGAAGTGCTTGAGAGCAGAGGTGCTGGTTACTTTGAAGAGAAACAGGCTCTTTTGATCTTCAGAGATGTGTGTAATGCTGTCTTTGCGATGCATTCTCAGTCCCCACGCATCGCTCACAG AGACTTGAAGGCTGAGAATCTTCTATTGAGCTCAGATGGACAGTGGAAGCTATGCGATTTCGGAAGCGTTTCAACAAACCACAAGGTATTCGAAAGAGCAGAAGAGATGGGAATTGAAGAAGACAATATAAGGAAACACACAACACCAGCATATAGAGCTCCTGAG aTGTGGGATCTCTTTCGAAGGGAGATTATAAGTGAGAAGGTCGATATATGG GCTCTTGGATGTCTTTTATATCGGATATGCTATTTCAAGAGTGCGTTTGATGGAGAATCAAAGCTTCAGGTTTTAAACGGGAACTACCGTATACCTGAAACGCCTAAGTACAGTTCCTCTGTTACGGATCTCATTAGAGACATGCTTCAAGGTTCACCTGATGAACGACCAGATGTTACACag GTTTGGTTTCGTGTCAACGAGCAGCTTCCTGCTAATTTACAGAAGTCATTACCTGATGGACCACCTGAAATGCAATCTACTGACGGTTCATCATCAAAACCATCAAGCAAATCTTCTCCAGCACCTCGTAGAAgtccaccacctccaccaccatcATCGTCTGGAGAACAAGCTAGTGGAGGAGGCCCTCTTGGTGCCTTTTGGGCGACTCAGCATGCTCAAACCTCTCTTGTATCAGAAGACAACAATACTAACATAGCTAAAAAGCCTAGTCCTGTGAGAGGAGAGGCTCGAGGTAAGGATACAAGTCCTGCTGCAGCAGCAGCCAGTAACAGGGCAAGATTGTCTAAGGACGATGCTTTTAACTCGTTTGTTGCTGACTTCGATACGGCGAAGCTTGATAATGGTAATAAACCTGGAAAAGAAGATGCACTGGAGGCTGAGATAGAGAGGTTAAAGGATGAGTTGAAGCATACAAAGTCAGAGAAGGCTGAGATTACTGCTAAGTTCGAAAAGCTTTCTGCTATCTGCAGATCGCAGAGGCAAGAGTTGCAGGATCTCAAGCAAGCACTTGCCTCTAAATCTGCGTCAGCCTCACCAAGCAGAGACTTGTCACAAAACCAAACCTCTCCAGGGATGCGTTCCGTGTCCTCAACTCCTTCG AGAGATAGGGTTGAAGGAAGTGTTTGGGATCTTCAGCAAACAGACAGGTCTGATTGGTCATCAGGAAGCTCGGATCCAAACTCATGGCAACCTTTTAGTGAACCCGTGTTGGAATCTGCATCAAAGACCCTTAATCAGTCTGTGAGAACAAAAAGTAAACCAGCTTCTTCAGCTCCTGCTCCAGCAAGCCAAGGTTTTGAGCCATGGGGGTTCGAGACAGAGTCCTTCAGAGCTGCTGCAACGTCTTCAGCGTCTGCAACACAAAGATCTGGAAACACTTCACAGCAAAGATTTGGGAACACAAAGATGAGGGATAATCAGAAAGCTGCTCAACCTGCTGGATGGGCTGGCTTCTAA
- the LOC130510058 gene encoding exopolygalacturonase-like gives MIFAANLCGPGHGISVGSLGRYKDEKNVERLTVRNSIINGTTDGLRIKTYAKSVSAISVSNFLYDNIQMVNVGNPIVIDQQYCPNGQCDSPGKYESHVQIRDVTYNKIWGTSTSQAALNMQCSKTFPCQGVELSNINLMYNGGDGSAMALCENVGGSIRGKIVPAGCHI, from the exons ATGATTTTCGCAGCAAACTT GTGCGGACCAGGGCACGGTATTAGTGTCGGAAGCCTCGGGAGGTATAAAGATGAGAAGAACGTCGAGCGCTTAACCGTGAGAAACTCTATTATCAACGGTACAACCGACGGTTTACGGATCAAAACATATGCTAAGTCGGTCTCGGCCATTTCGGTTTCGAACTTCTTGTACGATAATATCCAAATGGTCAACGTTGGAAACCCTATCGTCATCGACCAACAGTATTGTCCAAATGGACAATGCGACAGTCCTGGAAAGTATGAGTCTCATGTTCAGATCAGAGACGTGACGTACAACAAAATATGGGGAACTTCGACGAGCCAAGCGGCTTTGAACATGCAGTGTAGTAAAACGTTTCCTTGTCAAGGCGTTGAGCTCTCAAACATCAACTTGATGTACAATGGGGGGGACGGTTCGGCCATGGCCTTGTGTGAGAATGTTGGTGGTTCGATTCGTGGGAAGATTGTACCTGCTGGTTGTCATATTTGA
- the LOC108846950 gene encoding putative F-box protein At4g22180 — protein sequence MSNKVKWSELNADVLQSILERLSIINYLKARSVCKNWRVVCKQISSIQDKFPWIIIFPRRRPKNSTCQVFNPQEGKSYTLRNLGNDFSTHHCIATSGSWLLMLDLRSNLYVLNVFTRERIELPPLESHQGRLQVHRLQNNTFTFMINQSSVPARNVLNRTKAVLWVDEKTNGYIVVWSIGLSYIMYTKNGFDFWREIPTKEGPENLHGCQDIVYKDNKVYILTSLNRIRILDCSQELPRALLDNVDDDPFRDDQRRRGKIGFTVSGEVLMVKNQLNQVFNILKMNSEGTSWDEVESLEGEAWITDLGVTVPAVDGTRPNSIYYRYKSIYRGDLSIQVLEMILDVDKNGHARWFIPSLREI from the coding sequence ATGTCGAACAAGGTCAAGTGGTCGGAGCTTAACGCTGACGTTCTGCAATCAATCCTTGAACGTTTGAGCATCATTAATTATCTAAAAGCTCGATCCGTTTGCAAGAATTGGCGCGTAGTTTGCAAACAAATCTCTTCAATACAAGACAAGTTTCCATGGATAATAATCTTCCCTCGTAGAAGACCAAAGAACTCTACATGTCAAGTGTTCAATCCCCAAGAAGGTAAATCTTACACACTGAGAAATCTTGGCAACGACTTCTCTACACACCATTGTATCGCAACTTCTGGAAGCTGGCTCTTAATGTTAGACCTACGATCAAATCTATACGTTTTGAATGTTTTCACACGTGAGAGAATCGAACTTCCGCCATTAGAGTCACATCAAGGGAGGCTACAAGTTCATAGATTACAAAACAACACGTTCACATTCATGATCAATCAATCATCAGTACCGGCAAGAAACGTTCTAAACCGGACAAAAGCGGTTTTATGGGTCGACGAGAAAACCAATGGTTACATAGTTGTATGGTCGATAGGTCTATCTTATATAATGTACACTAAGAATGGATTCGATTTCTGGAGAGAGATACCTACAAAAGAAGGTCCTGAGAATCTCCACGGATGTCAAGATATTGTCTACAAAGACAACAAGGTTTACATTTTGACAAGTCTAAACCGAATCAGAATCTTGGATTGCTCTCAAGAACTCCCTAGAGCGTTACTAGATAACGTTGATGATGATCCGTTTAGGGATGATCAAAGAAGGCGGGGTAAGATCGGTTTTACCGTCTCTGGTGAGGTTTTGATGGTGAAGAACCAGTTAAATCAGGTTTTCAACATTTTAAAGATGAACTCAGAAGGGACAAGTTGGGATGAGGTGGAGTCATTAGAGGGAGAAGCTTGGATCACTGATCTTGGTGTGACTGTACCGGCAGTTGATGGGACTAGACCAAACTCGATTTATTATAGATATAAGTCTATCTATCGTGGTGATCTTTCGATTCAAGTGTTGGAGATGATCCTAGATGTTGACAAGAATGGTCACGCGAGGTGGTTTATTCCTAGTCTTCGTGAGATATAA
- the LOC108845913 gene encoding putative F-box protein At2g33200 — MSRVRYDWSKLCTDLMRSILETLNTKDFHRARTVCSSWYSVSTTCMRPLHPWRILFRKSSTLLLDPEQQDETLETEHPGTDFSKSCVIASCSNWLLMIDVRVDSYLLNVFTCERINLPSMKSLLVGNASFYSNASSSNIPACLWVDERTGDYAVAWSYKEHYLFSYKKGDETWREHKGTRCKSMAYKKNKLYVLTSDDYIKILDLSGDSPKEEGNPYVNHRFRFVSQPGEFVWRKKVAITNSGEVLIVLSLRGLQEKRLFCIFKMNVESGNWERVDTLGGEMLMFGYGVTVRSPIKEIDGEGIKSDSICFVDYDLWPAAEYFRPNRKIVCGVFDLASSTIKWPKTSDASVMKSFWFVPGYA, encoded by the coding sequence ATGTCTCGAGTCCGGTACGATTGGTCCAAACTTTGTACCGATCTTATGAGATCGATCCTcgaaaccctaaacacaaaagATTTTCACCGGGCAAGAACTGTCTGCTCGAGCTGGTACTCTGTCTCCACAACATGCATGCGACCTCTGCATCCATGGCGAATCCTCTTCCGCAAGTCATCTACTCTGCTACTCGATCCCGAACAACAAGACGAAACTCTCGAAACCGAACATCCAGGAACCGACTTCTCGAAAAGCTGCGTCATCGCTAGCTGTAGCAACTGGCTCCTGATGATCGATGTTCGTGTAGATTCGTATCTTCTGAATGTGTTTACTTGCGAGAGGATCAACCTTCCGTCGATGAAGTCGTTGCTTGTAGGTAACGCTAGCTTTTATAGCAACGCAAGCTCTTCGAATATACCGGCTTGTCTTTGGGTGGACGAGAGAACAGGGGACTATGCTGTGGCCTGGAGTTACAAAGAACATTACTTGTTCTCGTACAAGAAAGGTGATGAGACGTGGCGTGAGCATAAAGGCACGCGGTGTAAATCCATGGCGTATAAGAAGAACAAGCTTTACGTGTTAACATCTGATGATTACATCAAGATTCTTGATTTATCTGGAGATTCCCCTAAGGAAGAAGGGAACCCATACGTTAACCATAGGTTTCGGTTTGTTTCGCAACCTGGGGAGTTTGTGTGGAGGAAGAAAGTAGCGATAACGAACTCAGGAGAGGTTTTGATTGTTCTGAGCTTAAGAGGGTTACAAGAGAAACGTTTGTTTTGCATCTTTAAGATGAATGTTGAAAGTGGTAACTGGGAAAGAGTTGATACTCTTGGTGGTGAGATGTTGATGTTTGGTTATGGAGTCACTGTGAGATCTCCGATCAAAGAGATTGACGGTGAGGGAATCAAGAGTGATTCGATCTGTTTCGTTGATTATGATCTTTGGCCAGCTGCAGAATATTTTCGTCCCAACAGAAAAATTGTTTGCGGTGTATTCGATCTTGCGTCGAGTACAATCAAATGGCCTAAAACATCAGATGCTTCGGTAATGAAGAGCTTCTGGTTTGTTCCGGGATATGCTTAA
- the LOC108844005 gene encoding chaperonin CPN60, mitochondrial, with the protein MYRLISSIASKARVARNCTTQIGSRLSSTRNYAAKDIRFGVEGRALMLRGVEELADAVKVTMGPKGRNVIIEQSWGAPKVTKDGVTVAKSIEFKDRVKNVGASLVKQVANATNDVAGDGTTCATVLTRAIFAEGCKSVAAGMNAMDLRRGIKLAVDTVVTNLKSRARMISTSEEIAQVGTISANGDREIGELIAKAMESVGKEGVITIQDGKTLFNELEVVEGMKIDRGYISPYFITNQKNQKCELEDPLILIHEKKISNLNSMVKVLELALKSQRSLLIVAEDLESDALAVLILNKLRAGIKVCAVKAPGFGENRKANMHDLATLTGAQVITEELGMNLEKIDLSMLGNCKKITVSKDDTVFLDGAGDKKSIGERCEQIRSMVEASESDYDKEKLQERLAKLSGGVAVLKIGGASESEVGEKKDRVTDALNATKAAVEEGIVPGGGVALLYASKELEKLSTANFDQKIGVQIIQNALKTPVYTIASNAGVEGAVIVGKLLESDNPDLGYDAAKGEYVDMVKSGIIDPVKVIRTALVDAASVSSLLTTTEAVVTEIPTKEDASPAMGGGGGGMGGMGGMGGMGF; encoded by the exons ATGTATCGTCTTATCTCCAGCATTGCTTCAAAAGCTAG AGTTGCCAGAAACTGTACAACTCAG ATTGGAAGCAGGCTCAGTTCCACTAGGAATTATGCAGCGAAAGACATAAGGTTCGGTGTTGAAGGCCGTGCTTTGATGCTTAGAGGTGTTGAGGAGCTCGCTGATGCTGTCAAAGTCACTATGGGACCAAAG GGTCGTAATGTCATCATCGAACAAAGCTGGGGAGCACCAAAGGTGACAAAGGATGGTGTGACTGTAGCCAAGAGCATTGAGTTCAAGGACAGAGTCAAGAACGTTGGTGCCAGTCTTGTCAAACAGGTTGCTAACGCCACCAATGACGTAGCTGGTGATG gaacAACGTGTGCTACAGTTCTTACAAGAGCTATCTTCGCAGAAGGCTGCAAATCAGTCGCTGCTGGAATGAATGCGATGGACCTAAGACGCGGTATCAAACTGGCCGTTGACACAGTTGTGACGAACTTGAAGAGCCGAGCACGCATGATTAGCACTTCTGAGGAAATTGCTCAAGTTGGAACTATATCAGCTAATGGAGATAGAGAAATCGGTGAATTGATTGCAAAGGCTATGGAAAGTGTTGGCAAAGAGGGAGTGATCACAATCCAA GATGGGAAGACCTTGTTTAACGAGCTTGAAGTTGTTGAGGGTATGAAGATTGACAGGGGATACATCTCCCCATACTTCATTACAAACCAGAAGAACCAAAAATGT GAACTAGAAGATCCTCTCATTCTCATCCACGAGAAGAAAATCTCCAATTTGAATTCTATGGTGAAAGTCTTAGAACTGGCCCTCAAG AGTCAAAGGTCGCTGTTGATCGTTGCGGAGGATTTGGAGAGTGATGCTCTTGCCGTACTAATTCTGAACAAGCTTCGTGCTGGAATCAAG GTCTGTGCTGTGAAGGCCCCTGGTTTTGGAGAAAACCGTAAGGCCAACATGCACGATCTAGCTACGCTCACCGGAGCTCAG GTGATAACTGAAGAGTTGGGTATGAATCTCGAGAAAATCGATCTCAGCATGCTTGGAAACTGCAAAAAG ATAACTGTATCCAAGGACGACACTGTTTTCCTTGACGGAGCTGGTGACAAGAAATCAATTGGGGAGCGATGTGAACAG ATACGATCAATGGTTGAAGCGAGCGAGTCTGACTACGAcaaggagaagctacaagaaagGTTGGCTAAGCTTTCTGGTGGTGTTGCTGTACTAAAG ATTGGAGGAGCGAGCGAGTCAGAAGTGGGAGAAAAGAAAGATAGAGTCACAGATGCTCTAAATGCAACCAAAGCAGCTGTTGAAGAGGGTATTGTTCCAG GTGGTGGTGTTGCTCTTCTGTACGCGTCAAAAGAACTTGAGAAGCTTTCCACGGCTAACTTTGATCAGAAAATAGGTGTCCAAATCATCCAAAACGCTCTCAAG ACACCTGTTTACACAATTGCTTCCAACGCTGGAGTCGAGGGTGCAGTCATTGTAGGCAAGCTTTTGGAATCAGATAATCCTGACCTCGGTTACGATGCTGCTAAAG gagAATACGTTGATATGGTCAAGTCTGGTATCATCGACCCTGTGAAAGTGATCAGAACCGCATTGGTTGATGCTGCAAG TGTCTCGTCTTTGTTGACAACAACGGAAGCAGTTGTGACTGAGATTCCAACGAAAGAAGATGCGTCTCCAGCTATGGGCGGTGGTGGCGGCGGCATGGGTGGTATGGGCGGTATGGGAGGAATGGGTTTCTGA
- the LOC130509144 gene encoding NADH dehydrogenase [ubiquinone] 1 alpha subcomplex subunit 13-B-like isoform X1 produces MTEAMIRKKAGMASVKDMPLLQDGPPPGGFPPVRYARRISNTGPSAMAIFLAVSGAFAWGMYQVGQGNKIRRALKEEKYAARRAILPILQAEEDERFVSEWKKYLDYEADVMKYVPGWKVGENVYNSGRWMPPATGELRPDVW; encoded by the exons ATGACGGAGGCGATGATAAGGAAGAAGGCAGGAATGGCGAGTGTGAAGGATATGCCTTTGCTTCAGGATGGTCCACCGCCGGGTGGGTTTCCTCCGGTTCGGTATGCTCGTCGGATCTCCAACACGGGTCCAAGCGCCATGGCTATTTTCCTTGCTGTTTCTGGTGCCTTTGCTTGGGGTATGTACCAAGTCGGCCAGGGAAACAAAATCCGCAG GGCGTTGAAGGAAGAGAAATACGCTGCACGTAGAGCAATTCTTCCCATTCTTCAagcagaagaagatgaaag GTTTGTGTCTGAGTGGAAGAAGTATCTAGATTACGAGGCTGATGTGATGAAATATGTTCCTGGTTGGAAAGTTGGTGAAAACGTGTATAACTCTGGTCGCTGGATGCCACCAGCCACCGGAGAGCTTCGTCCTGATGTTTGGtaa
- the LOC130509144 gene encoding NADH dehydrogenase [ubiquinone] 1 alpha subcomplex subunit 13-B-like isoform X2 produces the protein MTEAMIRKKAGMASVKDMPLLQDGPPPGGFPPVRYARRISNTGPSAMAIFLAVSGAFAWGMYQVGQGNKIRRFVSEWKKYLDYEADVMKYVPGWKVGENVYNSGRWMPPATGELRPDVW, from the exons ATGACGGAGGCGATGATAAGGAAGAAGGCAGGAATGGCGAGTGTGAAGGATATGCCTTTGCTTCAGGATGGTCCACCGCCGGGTGGGTTTCCTCCGGTTCGGTATGCTCGTCGGATCTCCAACACGGGTCCAAGCGCCATGGCTATTTTCCTTGCTGTTTCTGGTGCCTTTGCTTGGGGTATGTACCAAGTCGGCCAGGGAAACAAAATCCGCAG GTTTGTGTCTGAGTGGAAGAAGTATCTAGATTACGAGGCTGATGTGATGAAATATGTTCCTGGTTGGAAAGTTGGTGAAAACGTGTATAACTCTGGTCGCTGGATGCCACCAGCCACCGGAGAGCTTCGTCCTGATGTTTGGtaa
- the LOC130509142 gene encoding myosin-10-like — protein MENGHHESLAPLPSRRFGTISFRRSRIERQPHEYVDVLIKFVSQKVGFSHGKPVAAFTIYKCLIHWKVFEAEKTSIFDRMVPVFGSAIENPEDNDHLTYWLTNTSTLLFLLQRSLKTHSTSSASPKLPPQPTSFFGRMTQGFRSTSSASLSGDVVQQVDAKVPALLFKQQLTAYVETIYGIVQENVKRELEPVLSSCIQGLKDSSREQPEENISAESSEQNSPAKPSEQNSPAKLSEQNSPEKPSEQNSPAKPSEQNSQEKLSSPEKPSEEDPHAKISEETPPAKPSSAENSQTETWQGIIDLLNRLLGTLQKNYVPLFLAQKIFSQTFQGINVQVFNSLTQQECCTFNMGKKVNALLNELEAWCSLATEDFVGSSWDELKHTRQAVVILVTEQKSTITYDDLTTNLCPVLSTQQLYRICTLCKIDDDKDKKNVSPDVISNLKLLITDEDEDSRSFLLDNDSSIPFAADEISNCMQEKEFTNVKAAMELADNPNFQFLKD, from the exons ATGGAGAACGGACATCAT gAATCACTTGCTCCTTTACCATCAAGAAGGTTTGGGACAATATCTTTCAGGCGGTCTCGGATTGAACGACAACCCCAT GAATACGTTGACGTGCTTATCAAGTTTGTTTCGCAAAAGGTCGGATTCAGCCATGGAAAGCCTGTTGCGGCATTTACAATTTACAAATGTCTCATACACTGGAAAGTATTCGAAGCAGAGAAGACCAGTATCTTTGATCGTATGGTTCCTGTTTTTGGTTCCGCTATTGAG AATCCGGAAGATAATGATCATTTGACCTATTGGCTAACCAACACATCTACGCTACTATTCTTGCTTCAAAGAAGCTTGAAAACCCATAGCACAAGTAGTGCAAGTCCGAAGTTACCTCCTCAGCCGACTTCATTTTTTGGGAGGATGACACAG GGTTTCCGTTCAACCTCTTCCGCAAGCCTTTCAGGTGACGTAGTGCAACAGGTAGATGCTAAAGTACCTGCTTTGCTGTTCAAGCAGCAGCTCACAGCCTACGTTGAAACGATATATGGAATAGTGCAAGAGAATGTGAAGAGAGAGTTAGAGCCAGTTCTCTCGTCATGCATTCAG GGACTGAAAGATTCATCACGTGAGCAACCTGAAGAGAATATATCAGCCGAGTCATCTGAACAGAACTCACCAGCAAAGCCATCTGAACAGAACTCACCAGCAAAGCTATCTGAACAGAACTCACCAGAAAAGCCATCTGAACAGAACTCACCAGCAAAGCCATCTGAACAGAACTCACAAGAAAAGCTTAGTTCACCAGAAAAGCCATCTGAAGAGGATCCACATGCAAAGATATCTGAAGAGACTCCACCGGCAAAACCATCATCCGCAGAGAATTCACAAACGGAAACTTGGCAAGGCATCATAGATCTTTTGAATCGGCTTCTCGGCACACTGCAGAAAAATTAC GTTCCTCTGTTTCTTGCTCAGAAGATATTCAGCCAAACATTCCAAGGCATCAACGTTCAAGTCTTTAACAG CCTTACACAACAAGAATGCTGTACATTCAACATGGGCAAAAAGGTGAATGCTTTGTTAAATGAACTAGAGGCATGGTGTAGCCTGGCAACTGAAGAT TTTGTAGGGTCTTCATGGGATGAACTCAAACACACAAGACAAGCCGTGGTGATCCTG GTAACAGAACAAAAGTCCACAATTACATATGATGATCTTACCACTAACCTCTGCCCG GTTCTTAGTACTCAGCAATTGTATAGAATATGTACTCTCTGCAAAATTGATGACGACAAGGATAAGAAGAATGTATCTCCAGAC GTGATTTCCAACTTGAAACTTCTAATCACAGATGAAGACGAAGACAGCCGTTCGTTCTTGTTAGACAATGATTCCAg CATCCCCTTTGCAGCCGATGAAATCTCCAACTGTATGCAAGAAAAAGAATTTACCAATGTAAAGGCAGCGATGGAACTCGCTGACAACCCTAACTTCCAGTTTCTAAAGGACTGA
- the LOC130509143 gene encoding exopolygalacturonase-like, whose translation MASRFLVLCVSSLFFFLLAVSSAPTSGYYKGDKVFDVRNYGARGDGKTDNAIAIAKAWNDACQWSGGSSTVYIPLGTFYLSQVTFTGPCKSYITFIITGTLTAPRDPDVIKQEAWIEFRYVDNLTVTGGGLLDGQGDYSWSLNDCNKNPKCRTLAINIGFAFVRSSRINGLNSINSKMGHFNLFAVEDFNITGVTITAPGDSPNTDGIKIGRSKDMHLYNVTIATGDDCIAILDGTTNLDISDVRYIN comes from the coding sequence ATGGCGTCTAGGTTTCTGGTCTTGTGTgtctcctctctcttcttcttcttactcgCCGTCTCAAGTGCTCCCACGAGTGGATATTACAAAGGAGATAAGGTCTTCGACGTCAGAAACTACGGTGCTCGCGGCGACGGTAAAACAGACAACGCTATTGCGATTGCAAAGGCCTGGAACGATGCTTGTCAATGGAGTGGTGGAAGCTCAACGGTCTATATACCCCTCGGAACATTCTATCTCAGTCAAGTAACGTTCACTGGCCCTTGCAAAAGTTATATCACTTTTATAATCACCGGAACCTTGACGGCTCCTCGGGATCCTGACGTCATCAAACAAGAAGCATGGATCGAGTTCCGGTACGTAGACAATCTCACCGTTACAGGAGGAGGGTTGCTTGATGGTCAAGGTGATTACTCTTGGTCCCTCAACGATTGTAACAAAAACCCTAAGTGTCGTACACTAGCTATCAACATAGGGTTTGCGTTCGTTCGATCGTCGAGGATCAACGGTCTAAATTCGATCAACAGCAAAATGGGTCACTTCAACTTATTCGCGGTCGAGGATTTTAACATTACCGGCGTGACTATCACGGCTCCTGGAGATAGCCCTAATACCGACGGTATCAAGATTGGTAGATCCAAGGATATGCACCTTTACAACGTCACTATTGCAACCGGTGACGATTGCATCGCAATACTTGACGGAACTACCAATTTGGATATCTCTGATGTCAGGTATATTAATTAG